CATCCGAACCGTCCTTCATCGATTCCGTCTCGCGGTTCGGGCTCGCGACCGAACCCGTGTCGAGGTGGTCGCGGCCGATCACGATCGGCGCCTTCAGTTCGCCGTTCTTGACCATCTCGTTGAATGCCTGACCGAGGCGGTAGCGATCCTTCACGCCAACCCAGCAGATCCGTGCCGGCAGGCCCTGGAACGCGATCCGCTCACGTGCCATGTCGAGCCAGTTGTGCAGGTGCGGATCGTCGGGGATCAGCTCCTTCACCTTCTGGTCGGTCTTGTAGATGTCTTCCGGATCGCCCGACAGCGCAACCCAGCGGAACGGGCCCTTGCCTTCGCAGAACAACGGACGGATGTACGCCGGCACGAAGCCCGGGAAATCGAACGCGTTCTCGACGCCCATTTCCAGCGCCATCTGGCGGATGTTGTTGCCGTAGTCGAGCGTCGCCGCGCCGCGTTCCTGCAGCGCCAGCATCGCGCGCACCTGGACGGCCATCGACTGCTTCGCGACCTTCACGATGCTTTGCGGATCGACCTTCTGCGCCTCGCGCCATTGCGCGACGGTCCAGCCTTGCGGCAGGTAGCCGTTGATCGGGTCGTGCGCGCTCGTCTGGTCGGTCACGCAGTCCGGCGTGACGCCGCGCTTGACGAATTCCGCGAACACGTCGGCCGCGTTGCCGAGCAGGCCGATCGACACCGGCTTGCCCGTGCGCTTCGCTTCCTCGATCATGCCGAGCGCTTCGTCGATGGTCGTCGCCTTCTTGTCGACATAGCGGGTCTTCAGGCGGAAATCGATGCGCGTCTCGTCGCATTCGACCGCGATCATCGAGAAGCCGGCCATCGTCGCGGCGAGCGGTTGCGCGCCGCCCATCCCGCCGAGGCCGCCCGTCAGGATCCAGCGGCCCGACGGATCGCCGTTGAAATGCTGGTTCGCGACCGAGAAGAAGGTTTCGTAGGTGCCCTGCACGATGCCCTGGCTGCCGATGTAGATCCAGCTGCCGGCCGTCATCTGGCCGTACATCATCAGGCCCTTGCGATCGAGTTCGTGGAAATGATCCCAGTTCGCCCAGTGCGGCACGAGGTTCGAGTTCGCGAGCAGCACGCGCGGCGCATCCTTGTGCGTGCGGAACACACCGACCGGCTTGCCCGATTGAATCAGCAGCGTCTCGTTCTCTTCGAGGTCCTTCAGCGACGCGAGGATCTGGTCATAGCATTCCCAGTTGCGCGCCGCGCGGCCGATGCCGCCGTACACGACGAGCGCATGCGGGTGCTCGGCGACTTCCGGATCCAGGT
The nucleotide sequence above comes from Burkholderia pyrrocinia. Encoded proteins:
- the hutU gene encoding urocanate hydratase, yielding MNHPKHIDPRLDPTRTIRAPRGSEKTCKTWLAEAAYRMLQNNLDPEVAEHPHALVVYGGIGRAARNWECYDQILASLKDLEENETLLIQSGKPVGVFRTHKDAPRVLLANSNLVPHWANWDHFHELDRKGLMMYGQMTAGSWIYIGSQGIVQGTYETFFSVANQHFNGDPSGRWILTGGLGGMGGAQPLAATMAGFSMIAVECDETRIDFRLKTRYVDKKATTIDEALGMIEEAKRTGKPVSIGLLGNAADVFAEFVKRGVTPDCVTDQTSAHDPINGYLPQGWTVAQWREAQKVDPQSIVKVAKQSMAVQVRAMLALQERGAATLDYGNNIRQMALEMGVENAFDFPGFVPAYIRPLFCEGKGPFRWVALSGDPEDIYKTDQKVKELIPDDPHLHNWLDMARERIAFQGLPARICWVGVKDRYRLGQAFNEMVKNGELKAPIVIGRDHLDTGSVASPNRETESMKDGSDAVSDWPLLNALLNTAGGASWVSLHHGGGVGMGFSQHSGVVIVADGTAEAHERLGRVLLNDPATGVMRHADAGYELAQQTAREAGLKLPMLGR